The genomic DNA tgcttgaggtgagggaggaaaagagaggtAGGTGAAAAATCCCAGATGAAACCAGTCCTTCCCACCCCCAACAATTCTTTCCtgttctttcctccttcccctagCAGTGCACCGTGCCAGCCCATGACTTCCACTCCATCACCATCTGCAACAGTTCAGACACCAGTGCTCTGAATTGCCCTCCGCCCACACACCACCCAAGCCCCAAGTCAGAGCATGTCCAAGGGAAGATTATGTAAGGAAAAGTCCGTGCCAGGTTTCCAAGAGTCACATTTTTACGAGGCAAGAAGGTAGTGAACCAAGCCAGCATGCACCCACAACCAGCAGCCTCTGCtaaaagcaaacagcaacaACAGTGCAAGTGCTGCTTAAAGGGAATTTCTTGCCAAGACACTCACAGGTTCACAAACCTCAGTTCTCAGTCCACTTAGTTACAACTCGTGTACCTGCAGTtggcaggcacagagcagcagcagaaagacaGAGGTCAAATGGATCAGCAAGGAACTCAGCAGGGTGTAGTGGGAAAGGGAGACAAAGTTAATTCCTTATAGGTCATGGTACATATAGAACCCCCCAACTCTTGTATTTcaccgaaaaaaaaaaaaaaaagactgcagtaattaatttttattcaggTTAACTAAAGAAATAACACTTCTGTCCTTTCAGTGGATGAAACGAAGCTGCCAAATGGTCATAAACCTCGTTTATTACAAATGAAATCTTCCAAAAACTCTGTTAAGACTTTTTCTATTTAGAAGTCAGAATTTTCTATTTAGAATCTAAAATCTATTTAGATTTTCACCACAACATTCAGACTGCATGCATTGTAAGAGTGGTAAATTGTTTTTGCCATGCAAAGAAATTATCTTAAAGGATGGTTGCTATTTTTAGGGGCAACACTGGAAACTGTGCAACTCAGCTCCAAATTGTGAGCTCACACACCTTAATGGAGGTGAAGATATTCCATCACACACTGACTGTGTATTGACAATTAAAAAGGAATTCTAAACCTGTCTCTTCATTTACTTGAATTACAACCTGGAGGATAAATTATATAACGTTGTAAACTCACAAAAACGTGGTTTGCTTCATTAGATCCACTATTTTTAGTTAAAACACTTGATCCTTCCTCTGCTGTTCTCACTGCTTCTAAGGCACATCCAGGAATTTTTCCTTTGCCAATATTTGGGGGAGGCTTGACAAGCACAAGATTTAAACAAGTAGGAACTCCAGTTTAGAGCTAACCACCCCCTtctatttttcaattttcttccaGTATGAGATGTGTTGAAAAAAGGTAAACACTTCAAGACTTTGTCAAAGCAGCTCTGAGGGGATTTGTGAGAATCTGAAGCTTTCAACAGTTCAGTTACACAGGAAATCTTTCATGTCTAATTCTGGAATTTCAATGCTTATTACAGAATATTCAGCTTCCCCTTTTGTCTCTGACTTGCCCCCACAGCTTTTGCACAGGCCAACAGGCTGCTTGTGTTACTCAAGGCAAATTACAGTGctcaaaatataattaaaactCATGCTATGTGGAAAGCCATCTACTAATTTGATGATTAAGTGTTTTCCATGTTTACAATAACTATAATCATAACCACTCCTGGACCTGGAATGGATAAATTTCACCagtaagttaaaaaaaccccccacagcTTTGCTGTTTATCCACTGTTTCAAGAGCTTCAGTCCAGATACAGAGTGCCATAATTATCAGTGATCTAGAAAAAAACAGGTGAGAGCAGATTCAGTCACAACTGAGCAATTTCAGATGAAGCCTATAAAAGGTTCCTGGCATTACAGCATGAATAAACACCAGAGTATTTTCAGGACACCCCTTCAGCATTTGGTGAACATCTAAGACAACAGAAATGTAAACACACCATTTTGCCCTTAATGCCACTGCTGGAGTGTCTTTACTACCCAAGCTCAGGGTATTTATTTGGTTGTTACAGGTTCTGCTTCTCAGATTGCGTCTTCTTCTCCAACACCTACTGTCCAGCTTAAAATTTTGGCTTTGAACTGTCTTGTTGTCATAGgacattttattttacacaaGTGACATGTTCACTTCCTCTTGCTATTAGCAACTTATTGTATATTTTAACTGGAGAGTTTAAAGCTTAAAAGACTAATTGCACAAAGTTCTCAATGCCATCACTCTAAGTATCACCTAGAGCTGACAGATTGGGCAAGCTTGACATAAGGAACATCTGCAATTAGTACACTGTTACAGATATGTAAGTGGTAATTATTGATCAATTAACATGAACCTGCAAATCAAatctgaatttgaaataaaactcaATTAGTGCTTACTAATAGCAAATTCAGGACTTATCATTCATCGACTTGGCTTCCTCCTTCACTCCCTTCCAGCAGGGTCACACCAGGTAAACTTTGCCATTCTGGGTGAGTTTCTGCTGATAGAAAGCCCTCTGAACACTTCACTGTTCACTAAGTTTCATTCCAGCCATTTAGATTTCACAAAGTCTCCATCATATTACCTGCTCCCAGCTGTCCATCCTCATCCACACTCACCTCCCCTGATTTTTTACAACAGCTCAGATGAGTCTTTGGTTCATCCACTGCAACTCAGTTTTACACTACTGTTGCACCTACTTTACTCCAAACTATAACACCAGATGTACTGAGGCAAACTTTCAGACACACAACATTTTGGCAGTACCACTCTAAGGGTCACTGCTGCAGAAGTGACAGCAAGATGTGGCTCTAGCCAACGAGACCAGAACAAGTAActccccagagctctgcagcaaagcaacACCAGTAGCTCAGTGTCTTCATAGTcaaatgaaagtatttttcagtACTATAGCCCCCCCCAGCTAAACCTAAAGTATCCAAGAGTTATTACATTTGAACACCAGCAAGAGTTGTTGCTCACACTCTAACTAGATTCTACTGAGCATCTCTGAGCTGTGTTGTAGTTAAATGATATAACATAGGTATTTAGGATCTTCTGGAATATACAGAAGTGGTATAAAATTGTTCTCTTAGTCTGAGAAGAGAGAATTCTGTATAACAAAAATAGAAGCATGTTGGATTTCTTGAGCAAGTCCCCAGGTGTGACAAGACAACTTGTTTCTCCATTTAAAAGATTACAGTATGCACAACTCTAGAGGTTTTGGTACTGCATGGGATAAACAACATAATTGAAGCACAATAAAATCTTGGGCAACATAAACCATGAGGTCAGACACCACAGTGTGTTGTATTCATTGTTTATTGAACTTCAAATTCCATGGTACATCACAGATTAAATAGTTAAAAACTGTTTACTATCATACAATGTTCAGAATAGTCTTTCAAAACATCCCTTTGGACAAAACTAAGAGCCAAATTCAAGCACAATTCCCCCAGAACAGTATGCCAGGGGTGGAAGAAAGCTTCAGAGTACTGACTGTACACAACACTACACAAAGCACACCAGgtcactgctctgtgctgccacaCATGATTCAGAAAGCAGTTCTAGACAGTGCTTAACTACCATCACGGGCAGGCACCTACTGTATTAGCGGGGCAGAGTCTGCTTCCCAAAGACTTTAGTACTCCACTTAAGAGCACAGACTTACAGTTGTGGGTTCTGTAAGGTTTTAAGTTACAGAGTTGAAACCAGATTTGGGCAAATTGACAAGGTCTTGCGCTTATGCTCTTCAACCCTGACACACAAGATGCCTACAActcaaatttttttaaagacatgtcCTCACCTGAGGTCAAACAACTATGAATGGGAACAACAGGAATGTCTCATGCTACTTTGAAGTTTTAGACTGGTTGAGGTGGGAGACTAGTGCTTGAACTGCACTGCTCAACACTGCATTCTATTTGTGCCATCTTGTCTCAACTGAACATACAACTAAGTATAACGAAATTCATCAAAAAGATAAATCTGTCAACTGTAAACTGTTGGCAAGAATCATTCAATTATATATTTGTCTTCTATTTCAAGCATTTGTACAAGACACTGGAACCTAGAAGCATCAGTTTTAAATTGTGCAATTTAAGAATTTCCTTCAGGAGGAGTTCAGTCATGTGACTAGAGGAAGGATCTCCCAACCTTGCATGGAGCCATCAGTCGTAGCTCACCTCACAAGAAGGTTCCGAGCTAGAACGTCAAAAAAGCACCGTAGTGCTAATTCCAAGCAAAGCCAGGATTTACAGTCCAAGATTTTCCTGCTGCATTACTGTTTCCACGTGCAACACAACTTACTGAGGAAGGCTCTCCAAGGCACCACTCCCAGCTGCAGCACGTACAGTGGTACTGATGCAAACATTTACTTTGCTGCAAAGCAGTTGGATATATTAGAGCTTCCCCAGAACCGAGTGTGAACAACATGGAAACATGTAAAACAGCAGGTTTAACCTCAGCAGCCCTTCTGAGTGATGTCTTGTCCCGAGGCCTTTGTAATATCCATTGTAGTGAACACCTGTAACAGATCAAAAGAACTgcttatttacttatttaccATTATCATCCACATGGCTATTGGTCTCCTCTTGTAAAGTAACAATGCTACATTTCTTTGAACtactaaaacagaaaacaggttGTAGTGCACAATTAACATGTTTCCTATCACATGTCAGTATCTTATGGTTAGGAGCTAAACAAATACTAAATAAACCTCAAAACAcaatgttgttgtttttccttgcaTCTAAATGGTCttcaaaagcagtttttaaatcGAGCTGTGCCTTGACCCTTCCTTACCTCTGCACAAGTAGGATGGATACCAATTGTTTCATCAAGCAGTTCTTTGGTGAGACCACATTTTATTGCAGCAGCAAAACCTTGGGTCACTTCACCAGCATTGGGCCCAAGAACATGAAGTCCTATCACACGATTCTTTACAACACATGAGAGAAGAACATGAGTTAGTACAAGGCAAAGTGCAACAAAAGCTCTAGTATGTAACTCCCACTGCACTAGAAATGTATGTTATGGAAGCAGGTCAATAGCAGAGCCTTTAACAAAAAATTAACTACTTAAATGAAGTAGATCTGCAGTTCTTTCCAGTCCAGTGTAGCACAatgaaataagttttaaaatgaTTACTCAGCACTTAATCAAAGATACTGTGTAAAACTGAATACATTCTAGTTTTATCAATTGTTTTAATGATTTTATATACAGTATCTTAAGTACATTCagatttaatattatttattgatGTTGAAATTAGGTCAGATTTTACACTGTTTATATTGGAGAGCTTTCACTGGctgttccctccctccccaagcagttaacaagagaaaaaaaagaaaacataggGTTGAACTTTGTCTTTAGCCAGATCTAGACTGATGGCAGTAGGCTACAAGTTAAAAATGGGTGTGGTTTGTTTCAATTTGTTTCCTGAATTGTCTATCAAGAGGCATACAAGctgtgttttaaaacattttcccaggatGTTCCTACACCTTCACGTCTGGCCATGATTTGCAAGAGAGGATGCAAATTCTTCACAATGAGTAACTTTAATACACTATTTACCTTACATTCTCCTTCAGCatcctaggaaaaaaacctttaataTAAAATCTAAATAAAGTCCCTCCTTCCATTGCGTTATTTTAATTAGGATTATTTCCAATGACGCTCCAATAAATCAGAACTTTGAGCCTTTTTGCAGTCTTTGAGAAAGTGTTAGGTGGACTAATTAGAAAAAGAATGAGGCTTACTTCCTCTTAGTTTAAAAGTCATGCTGTTTCATATTAATTCCTTCTTTGTCTGTTCTCCCAGATAGCTTTGGGAAAAAGTATCAGACAGTACAGACAGTATTGGCACTTTTGCCACAACAAGAACCTGCTAATCACTGAAAATTCCTGTATCTCATCAGTTTTCAAGGACCAACCACATATTTTCCAAGTTTCTATGAAACATGCAAAACTACACTTCTCAAGGGACAAAAACCATAAGGTCCAGAAATCTAAAGCAAGACACCAGGTGGCACAGTTACTCAAAACTCACTTGGAAGAAAAACTCTGGCAAATTTCTTCACAAATCTATCAAATAAGAATTCAGGGTGAAGTTTCGTAATGTACAAAGCCACCATTTGCTCAAACAGTTgctaaacaaagaaaaatgcaaaacccTAAACAAAACCATCAGCTCCCTCCAAATTGATCAGCCCTTTTAAAACAATTACTTATGTTAACAGATTGGGTAGAGCTGGCCTCAGGCAGGTCAAATAAAAGATCTTAGTCTTTTGGCCTGTCTAAAAAGATTTCAAGAATACACTCAGCATATCCATTCCAGTCTACTACTTACATTGTCCTGTTTATTGCAGATAATCTTTGCATAACAGGTATTGTTATCTCTGCCTGGTACTGTCCATTCAAGTGGCCAGAACAAACTGTGATAAACCTGGGAGAATGACAAGAAAAAGAGCATTAGAATTTCACAAATTAATTCAGTCAGACATTATTCTAGTTTTTAGTATCTTTATAAATAGGTGGTTTGACATTAAGCCCACTAAATGTTTATTACATAAACTAGACAAGACAGCAAGTTCTGTttcatccagcccacagaggCCATCCTCCAAAAGTCAGCAGAAGACTTGACTCAAACCATGTACCTCTGTTTAAATACTTgattaaaacagcaacagatACACAGGATTTAAGATCGTACTTCTAGAAAGAGAAGTGTAAAGTTAATAACCAGTTACTGTAAGTTTAAACCTATTCTGCAGAATAGTTAACAGCAGGAGTTAAATAATGCCAAGTGATTTCAAAGACATAAAGAGTTAAACACAAGGCATGTAAGCAGCTTCAACGAAACCCCCCAGGGAAGTGCAGAAGCTGGAAATTACTGTAGAACGTGGAAGTTATGCCCAACACTTCTACAGCCATATGATAAGGTCAGGAAAAAACTGATTCCCAATTCAAGTATAGAGAATCAGCAGAAAACAGCCAGTTCACCTCAGGGGTTTGGTATACTTCAGCAGAAAGTCTTTAATTCATGACGACAGTTTTGCAACCCAGGTTTGGCCTCCTGAGGTCAAATACTTCTCAGCAGCCTGCAAACAGCTACGTGCAATTCTAATGGTATTAAGTCCAGTCCTGGGTTTCTGTGAATTCAGTATCTTATTAGCCAGATGAAAACACTGCCAAAACAGTTCTACCTATCTTGCTAACCTTCTAATCTTGTTTTAACACTATGCCTTGGGAGTAAAGCAGCAAGGCCCAAGAAAAATACTCTCAAGCTACAAGTTAAGTGATTCTTGAATGCTCTTACCTCCAAGTTCTCCTTTCCAAATTCTTCTATGGCTCTTTCTTCAGGAAACCCACAGCTGCCATACTCTAAAGGAGTAAACACTGTCGTTGGTACGTTGATATAGtcacactaaaaataaaaaatcatatttaGACTATACAAGTTCTGTACATTTCGTAACAGAAAAAGTTGTATtagcactttttttcttttttacaaaaCACTTGCAGAGCCCACAGACAAGTGGACAAATCAACTCATGCAATTTTGAGGCAAAAGGCATAGAAATAAGCTGAAGATGTATGCTTACAGCTTTACCTTTCTGGAACTACCCCCATACAGCCTGCGGGCCAGCAGTCTCCCTGCCTGAATGGCAACCGGGGTAAGTTCAAGCTTTCCCTCCAAGATATCCCCAATAGCATAAACATAAGGCACATTGGTTTGTTCTTCATCATTTACAGGTACTTTCCCATTCctttaaaacagaagagaaCAGAATTCAGTATTACAACCCTCCTCAGGGCTCGGCAAAAAAACAGAGGGGAGAAGCTCTGCCACAAAGGTGTTATTCCAACTACTGAGcacattttattaaatatgcTTATGCcttttttcacttcaaaaaaggttttaaagGTTCACATAAATGCCAGGTATaagaccattaaaaaaaaataaaaatccatcaGTACCAGTAGGTATTGTTAAAGAGTTAAAAAATCCTTGCATTCAGTGGTTTAAGGGAGTTGAGCAATACTCACTTCTCATTGATTTTGACACCAATCGTGTCTAAACCAATATTTCTGGTACATGAGTCACGACCAATGGCTATCAAAacctaaaaaacaaaacccaaaattaaatacaataaCTTCATGCAAGAGAAGCATAACATAACACTTCCTTTGGTCTTCTACTGAAAAAACTGAAGCGTATGAATGAAGTgactttttcaaaatttttttcagaagccaCCAACAGTTCAGTCTTCCCCATGTGCAACTTGTTTCAGAGATgcaacaaacagcaaaacagtactttcagaacaaaaccagaagcaaCTGTTCATATGAACTAAATTCCAGGCACAAAGTTTCTTTCACCAATTCTGCAGACAGGGTTCAAATGAAGATGAATATTgaattttcacatattttttttacacCAGTAATTTAGATTTTTCAAGCAGAATTTCCCTTTAAAAGTTGCtcaagaaaaaagtatttttgtacattttcaCACGTATCTATATTCAGTTATTTCAAAGCCAGAAATGCTTACAGTGTTATATTCTCCTTCAAAGATTTCCGCTCCCTCAGTAGACTTCGCCGTCACTTTCAGCCTTCCCGGCATGCCTTGCTCCAGCTGTTCAACCTGTGCAAATTATTGTAAGCTTAGAACgacccacagagcagagatcattTACACTGTCACTTCAAGCCTTGACCTACTAATCTATCACTCAACAGTAAAACGGCTTAGCCTcgtaaaacatttatttctgcagAGAGCCAAAGCCTTCCCAGACAACACCTGCATTTTACGTGCGCTGTTCAAAGTAACCCTGTGTGGAGAGAGGAAACCTAAAGAAAGCACTTGCCTGAACAGGTACAAACTTCCTGATGAACTTCACGCCGTGTGTTTCCATGTGAGCACCTACTTTTTCGGCCATTTCTTGGTCAAAGCCCCGCAGAAGGATGGAACGCACCATCACCGTGACATCCAGACCTAGACCAGCAAGAAATCCTGCACACTCCAGAGCCACGTAGGAAGCACCCACAACTAGAGTTTTGCCAGGACAGTAAGGCAGGGAGAAGAGGTCATCgctgaaaagaaaagaagtgcaAGTTACAAGGTTCTTCCAACACAAGCTTGTCTGTCTTTGCAAACACTAGAGCAGACAAAGTTCAGTCTATTATACCTTTTTAATCTCACCTTGTAATACAGAATTCTTTATCTCCAGGGATACCCGGATATCTGGGCCTTTCTCCTGTTGCCAGGACAAAAGTCTCTGCTGTGTGATAGGTTACTTGTCCTTTTCTATTAGTTGCCTGTTGATAAAGATGCAGTTAAGACAGTCTTTTTCAtaggttttaaaatatgttttaaaatatgtttaagaATGAAGAACAAGTGGTTTAAAACAAGATCTAATGCATTTAGAGATGCCACACAGGTCATTGAAGAACAAAAGGTTTAAACAACAGACTTTTATCAGGCTTTTCTCACATTAGAGCACATAAAATCAGTTACTTTTTGAATCCTGCCCATTTCAACTACTCATTTATATTGAACTATTTGTAACAACTTCACTTTCAGGTTATAAAAAGTCATAACAAATTAAGACCCTCTCTGCCCCTCCCAATAAAAGGCCAACATAATGCTAATGACAGAATAATATCAATTAGTTCTTAGGCtaatgcagaaattaaaaaattaaactagtTGCATGATTTCAGAGAGCCTAAGATCCAACCTTAAGTGAATTCAAACTAATTTAACCTCTAGAGACCCCTGGTCTTTCTCTCCCAAAATCTGACCTTCATTCTTGCTCTTTAGTTATTTTCCAACACAGACAAAGGGAAACTTCCCCCCTATTGAGTCAACAgataattcaggttggaaaagacctcaggaggtcatctagtccaacctcctgctggaaatctttcttttctacttCATTTATTGACTAAGGACACTTAAGTAGATGACCTGCATGCCTGGACACTACAACACTTGGTACATGAGGTACATTGAACACACTACTATCTTTCACTGCTGGTCTCTGGGTTTGAAACACTTGCAGTTCAGCCTTGATATTGAAAACAGACAATTACACCCACTGAACACTACAGTTGCCTTCAATATGCACTTTTCTAGGTTAACCTTGCTACTGTACAGCAAGATTGCCAGCACATGCTTTGTCTTGCAAAACTGACAGTTTAATTTGTATGCTGATACAGCATAAGGTTCCAGCAGTGCTGTTACGCAAGTGCTTAATCTGAATTTAATTTCAATAGTTTTTATGCTTTAGTATGAAGGTTTTCCAAGTTGCAAAATCATACAGCTAAagctattctttttttcccctcctcactCAGGCTGCTGAACTCAGTCATGAAGTTAGAGACTGAGACCACCTTACTCTATTATTGCAAGACACAGGTTTAAAGATATCCACATTACTCTTATGTAACAGTTACTAGGTTTGCAAACACTGTGGAATGTACTAAAGTAcaataattatttaaatcaataatttatttcacaaatGAGATTTTAACTTCAGTTGACCTAAGCTGGTAATGTTAAGATGAAGCCTTTTCTGTGCTGGATTTCAAAAGGCAGTTTTAGAACATAAGTTTTTCCTCCCAATTAAGTCTTTTAAATGCAGTGCATACCTTAATTTTGTGTGGTTCAACGAATTCTCCGTAAG from Pseudopipra pipra isolate bDixPip1 chromosome 11, bDixPip1.hap1, whole genome shotgun sequence includes the following:
- the TXNRD3 gene encoding thioredoxin reductase 3, coding for MAPPPGQTPLPDWDGLKLRVRTLIASHRVMIFSKSYCPYCNKVKELFRSMRVEYYALELDVTDDGASIQQVLAELTNQRTVPNVFVNGTHIGGCDATFQAYQDGSLQKLLGDSKDTEPYEYDLIIIGGGSGGLACSKEAAALGKKVMVLDYVVPTPLGTTWGLGGTCVNVGCIPKKLMHQAALLGQALQDSRKYGWQYEEQVKHNWEIMVEAIQNYIGSLNWGYRVSLREKSVTYLNSYGEFVEPHKIKATNRKGQVTYHTAETFVLATGERPRYPGIPGDKEFCITSDDLFSLPYCPGKTLVVGASYVALECAGFLAGLGLDVTVMVRSILLRGFDQEMAEKVGAHMETHGVKFIRKFVPVQVEQLEQGMPGRLKVTAKSTEGAEIFEGEYNTVLIAIGRDSCTRNIGLDTIGVKINEKNGKVPVNDEEQTNVPYVYAIGDILEGKLELTPVAIQAGRLLARRLYGGSSRKCDYINVPTTVFTPLEYGSCGFPEERAIEEFGKENLEVYHSLFWPLEWTVPGRDNNTCYAKIICNKQDNNRVIGLHVLGPNAGEVTQGFAAAIKCGLTKELLDETIGIHPTCAEVFTTMDITKASGQDITQKGC